A region of the Lycium barbarum isolate Lr01 chromosome 1, ASM1917538v2, whole genome shotgun sequence genome:
TCTTTACCATAAATAATTTTTCAAtcaagggcctgtttggaaagccacccaggtaattggaattgagtaTAATTGGGTATAATTACACATTTTGGCCTATTTGTTTGACCAAATAATTACCTGGTTAGGTGGGAATttagtgtaattgagagggtgtaattacactctccaattctcaaggggggagGGGGTTTAGGGTTGAGAATTGGgtggtgtaattacaccctgtaattatagagttactttttagtttctttcttttttttgttttattttaatttcttttttatttctattatttttttaaaaaactatttttctttttatactaTTTATCTTTCATCTCCTTTCTTCTcgttcccaacctttacttcttgtgatttcatgtaattgctcgtattttcttattttattttatttattcatttagcataaccatgttattattcttttttttttttctaaactacACCTCtcaatattagaaagaatgaatcattaacaaacttgacatataatgcgtgatgttattaaagtagaatttcgttgtgaatgaggttatagactaatatttttcctttcttttgaaattatatttacttaagttacgtttgaacttacttatgtaatgttggaatttgacaaaagagtattatgttaaacttttatttttgaattttgaatttaggttatattttttattttaatttattttcttttgtaatattgacttgttatttcataTTGCATACTCTTTattttcacttacagttgatgaatttttttttttggtcaaacgtttgaataatgttatgacgttatatttaaaaatattaattttttttgtcaaacatccaatccatgatatTCTCACAAAAAAGtctgcttttaatttttataattgattaaaatcaaaatattattaatttgaaaaatatatatcaattactTTTTTACAATATTAGGTACAAATATAGGATTATTAATTAACCTATTTTCAAGAAACAGCGTGTTGTTAAATACCTAATTTAACATCATTTATAGAGGCACATAtattaattttttataattaaattttattttaaattaaactaactgtatAATTACAGTTATCCAATCAAACAGTACGCTTATAAAAAGGTGTTAAAAGACCAAAAAGTGGCTAATAGCGCTATTTTTATACTACTAGTGGGTAAAGTTCGGATCTTTCCCACCCGTCACAGGCGACCCGGTACCCATCTGTTTTAACTCTTCCAAAATCCCCTGATAAACCTCGTAATTTTGAATTTGCCTAATTCGTTTCTTCAATTTCAACTCTGTTTTTCTctccataaaaaaaaaagatggatttGCGAGAAGGAGCAGAGGTTGTTGGTGACAAAATGAATGAGTTGAAAATTGCAAAAGAATGTAATGATGATGGAAGTGGCGTGCAAGTCACGTGCTTCTCTGAAGTCTCTAACGATGCTACTCTCTACTTTCAGATTATTCGTCTTCAAAATCAGGTTTTGTACCTCACTTACTCCAATTAAGCAAACATTATCGTTAATGTATTTTTTTATGTTACTATTTTGTTAGAACTTTTTACTACTTGTTTTGGAGTTGGTATAGTAAACACCTAGTAGCATATTGGAGGATTAGAGAAAAATCTAGAGTTTATGGAAGATTTGGAATATGGAATCAGGATTAGTAAAAGCTGAAGTAGTAGTCACTATTTTTTGGCAAGAGCTATATCCGACATATGTGCCAATAAcacttaaggggtcgtttggtcaCTCGTTAAAGTTACGTTGGTATTAGTTATGCAATGATTAGTTATGCGGGGTTTAGTTATTCGTGTACCCTGTTAGTTATCCATCTTCTACCCTGcataaataatacatagattccctcgtaacttatacatgtattagttatgtggGATTGTAAACTAATAACCAAACACCGTATTTGGTGTGCTGAATTTTATACATaacaactaaaatgctaccaaacatAGTAGTACTAGTTATGCTGGTTTTAAGACATGAATAATTCACTTTCTGtccagcaaccaaacgaccccttaatgtaTTAGATAAAATGAGAGAAGGTCTGCTGACATAGTTTGGAGATGTCCTAGTTGGACCTCCACTTCCTGTGGTTCATAAGTACAACACTTCGATAATTGAAGGTGCTTGAAAGGAAATGAGACTGACTTAAAATAACATGAAGGGAAGTTGTTTAAAAAAATCTATGGTTTCACAGATCAACGTGGACTTAGTTAAGGATAAAATGCAATGGAAGTGAAGGATCCATATAGACTACCAACTCATTGGGATTAAGGTTTGGTTACTGTTGCTACAGTTATATTAGCTCTAGATTTGGCCGAAAATCTTTTTTGTTTGGTTAAGAGCTTGTATATTAGTGTAGGAATAGATTTGAGATTCAGAGAACAGAAGTGATATTAGAATGATGTAGGCCCTAATCGAGCAAAAGGGTTGAAAAGAATTCATATAGCTAAACCTAACTTTGGTTGGATTGAGTCTTACTGACTGATTTATGATGTTCATACGTTGATTGCTTATGAATGAATTACAGCTGAAGCCACAAGAAAGTTAAACGTCGTGGTATTGAAAGTACTCACCAGACACTTGTGCCATGGATACTATGTGCAAACTGGTGGTTGATTTAGTTGAGAGACACTGACTTAATGTGTGCTGGGATTTTTTTCCTACTATTATTTTTGTGGATGCATTAGCACTGCTGCCTAAGAGCAGAGTGGCTACTAATTTCAACACAGCGACCTGTCATGAACTCATAATAGCCTATGAATAAGCAATCTTCGAGATTGAAGAAGCTATTTAGTTTAGTAATGATTCAAATGGATCAATAAAGAGTAGTTCAAGTAGGAATTTGAAGGTTCATTATCTCATAAGCAATTTTATCGATTGGGTTAAGGGCAAGATATACATGGGGATCTATATAATAATTCAGAGAAATAAGTAGTTGGAATGTTAGACGAAAAGTTAGAAATTTCCATTTGACAGAAAATGCAACTGAAATTGAGAATGTACCGTTAATACAAATGTTAGCATGTTGAAGGATTAACTCCGCTAATGCATCATCGAGATGTAGTTTGTAGAACTTACGAATTTCTAGTTGCTGTAGTTGTTGATTTTTTGTTAATTACGTGTGTGAAATATGTTCCAAGTTTGAATAAATAGGTTACTCTTCATTTACAATAATTTCTTGTCATCCTCTATAGATATATGCATGGATTGGTTGCATCTCCGCCAAACTTGGGGATCTGTATGCAGCTGCTCCAACAAGACCTGTAAGTTTGGAACTTGACATATATTGCATTTTTTCTTTCTACTGCCACCTTTATCATCCATCTATGTAATTGCTTTTGAGTATAGAGTTAATGAGAACTGAGAGTCATACTGCTTATACTAATGAAGAAAAAGTGATACTGATTAAATAAGTTACCcgaattttttttgaaaagaaaGCTGAAAATAAGTAGGGAACAAAACAAGTCAGGAACTCAAAAACTGAAGAAGAGATATTAAAAACCTCTAGAGAAATTTGCAGCACTCGCACATGACCTCTTCTTCGTATCCGCTTACATAAATAGATGTTTGGGTGGGGAATGTATGTTATATTTCAGAGCGTGAAGGTGGTTTTGATTTGTCTTGTCTATTTCAATTGTCACACTCTTTATGTCATGTGCAGAGCAATACTGTTAGTGTGAGTTCCTTGACTGGAGGATCATCTGATAATACAGGATCTGGTATTGCCCGTAGAATAGGTATATCACTAGTCAA
Encoded here:
- the LOC132643295 gene encoding uncharacterized protein LOC132643295, which encodes MDLREGAEVVGDKMNELKIAKECNDDGSGVQVTCFSEVSNDATLYFQIIRLQNQIYAWIGCISAKLGDLYAAAPTRPSNTVSVSSLTGGSSDNTGSGIARRIVLKTGINVVLASNIPKNSPMLEAAAEKKLVQKLISLGYGKAGPRGPSS